In Chloroflexota bacterium, one genomic interval encodes:
- a CDS encoding glycosyltransferase family 1 protein, which produces MRIGVNALFLQRPATGMGQHLFHLLEGLDEYDDQNTYVLLSPRFRHSTMGRFPQLSERFENIEVVSALRRFGERFESLWWEQVGIVRTCHHESIDILHCPYFAAPYFLPSKTVVTVHDVIPLVMPEYRMRPQSRMYTSLVSFTVRRVNAIITVSEYSKRDIMRTLHIPEERIHVIGNAVDASYRPITDTRLIDSVRERYGIGPKYILYFGGFDVRKNVDRVLQAYAALPTPVKNEYQLVIAGRLHLLGHPLYPDPRPRVRELGLEDHVVVTGQIREQDKAPLYSAAALYIFPSLYEGFGIPVLEAMACGAAVITSNLSALPEVAGDAAQLVDPYRVEAIRDAMAELLENAALRDSLRERALARASHFSWQRVAQQTLDVYKKLAAN; this is translated from the coding sequence ATGCGGATTGGCGTCAACGCGCTCTTCCTCCAGCGCCCGGCGACGGGGATGGGGCAGCACCTGTTTCACCTCCTGGAGGGACTGGACGAATACGACGACCAGAACACCTATGTGCTGCTCAGCCCCCGCTTCCGCCATTCGACGATGGGTCGATTCCCGCAGCTCTCCGAACGGTTCGAAAACATCGAAGTCGTGAGCGCGCTTCGCCGATTCGGCGAACGCTTCGAAAGCCTGTGGTGGGAGCAGGTGGGAATCGTGCGAACGTGTCACCACGAAAGCATCGATATTCTCCATTGCCCCTATTTCGCCGCGCCCTACTTCCTGCCCTCCAAGACCGTGGTCACCGTTCACGACGTGATCCCGCTCGTCATGCCCGAGTACCGCATGCGGCCCCAGAGCCGGATGTATACGAGCCTCGTTTCATTCACCGTTCGGCGGGTCAACGCCATCATCACCGTCTCCGAGTACTCCAAGCGCGACATCATGCGGACCCTTCACATCCCGGAAGAACGCATTCACGTCATCGGGAACGCCGTTGACGCGAGCTATCGGCCCATAACCGATACGCGACTGATCGATTCCGTCCGCGAACGGTACGGGATCGGGCCGAAGTACATTCTCTACTTCGGCGGATTCGACGTGCGCAAGAACGTGGACCGCGTGCTGCAGGCGTACGCGGCCTTACCAACGCCAGTCAAGAACGAGTACCAGCTCGTGATCGCGGGTCGGCTGCACCTCCTCGGCCATCCGTTGTACCCAGACCCCCGGCCCCGCGTCCGGGAGCTGGGGTTGGAAGACCACGTCGTCGTGACCGGACAAATCCGAGAGCAGGACAAGGCGCCACTGTACAGCGCCGCCGCGCTCTACATATTTCCCTCGTTGTACGAGGGATTCGGGATTCCCGTCTTGGAGGCAATGGCGTGCGGAGCAGCGGTCATCACGTCGAACTTGTCCGCCCTTCCCGAGGTCGCCGGCGACGCGGCGCAGCTCGTCGACCCGTACCGGGTGGAGGCCATTCGTGATGCCATGGCGGAGCTGCTGGAGAACGCAGCCCTGAGAGACAGCCTGCGCGAGCGGGCCCTCGCCCGCGCGAGCCACTTTAGCTGGCAGCGCGTGGCGCAACAGACGCTCGACGTGTACAAGAAGCTTGCGGCGAACTAG
- a CDS encoding class I SAM-dependent methyltransferase: MRAISALPSSGMARRSERAPGTGALHERRRWVFEHIPPNADRLLDAGCHDGESTAAFARRVRFALGFDADVEALRHGAQIHAGKLCAASADAIPFADGSFDCVVFSEVMEHLPAEAEKACVRELRRVCREGGRLILTTPHRGRFWWLDPLMMKTHLRRVMHSLRNRAVPMKGHKHYHLDELRALLDPYFEIEHVARVGCLLYPVAYWGYLLPFGLGRLPPLAALWQRMMDADYLRECGDAAYNVCIIATARGAWRAPQAATSAALVPPSRDESQG, from the coding sequence GTGCGAGCCATTAGCGCGCTCCCGTCGAGTGGCATGGCGCGACGGTCGGAAAGAGCCCCGGGAACGGGCGCCCTTCACGAGCGGAGGCGCTGGGTCTTCGAGCACATCCCGCCCAATGCCGACCGACTCCTCGATGCTGGCTGCCACGACGGCGAAAGCACCGCGGCATTCGCCCGCAGGGTCCGCTTCGCCCTCGGGTTCGACGCCGACGTCGAGGCACTGCGCCACGGCGCCCAGATTCACGCGGGGAAGCTGTGCGCCGCGAGCGCGGACGCCATCCCATTCGCGGATGGCAGCTTCGACTGTGTCGTCTTCAGCGAGGTGATGGAACACCTACCGGCCGAAGCCGAGAAAGCCTGCGTGCGGGAGCTCAGGCGCGTGTGTCGCGAGGGCGGCCGCTTGATTCTCACCACTCCGCATCGGGGGCGCTTCTGGTGGCTTGATCCCTTGATGATGAAGACGCACCTTCGGCGCGTCATGCATTCCCTTCGAAACCGGGCCGTGCCGATGAAAGGACACAAGCATTACCATCTCGACGAGCTCCGGGCGCTGCTCGATCCGTATTTCGAAATCGAGCACGTCGCTCGGGTCGGGTGCCTGTTGTACCCGGTGGCCTACTGGGGATACCTGCTCCCGTTTGGGCTCGGAAGGCTCCCGCCATTGGCCGCGCTCTGGCAGCGGATGATGGACGCAGACTATCTCCGAGAATGCGGGGACGCGGCGTACAACGTCTGTATCATCGCGACCGCGCGCGGCGCGTGGCGCGCGCCCCAGGCGGCGACGAGCGCTGCGCTGGTGCCCCCATCACGCGACGAATCTCAGGGCTGA